A genomic region of Miscanthus floridulus cultivar M001 chromosome 3, ASM1932011v1, whole genome shotgun sequence contains the following coding sequences:
- the LOC136547412 gene encoding zinc finger protein CONSTANS-LIKE 13-like, whose translation MSSAADAASGKEAPACESCTRLPAVVYCRADSARLCLPCDRHVHGANAVSTRHVRAPLCAGCRATTATAAAGGSFLCANCHFGSEEEGRHRDGGDPQPLHHDRGAVEGYAGCPSIAELAAILGVAGYDEKAAAAGDGGWWPASAWEEPQVLRLEDVIVPTTSCHGPQPLLTPPSPKNRSSGGEMADEVVRQLGELAKLEAAVATAFAEMEPADGEQLHPWASPELAIGHANFGALDADAAWRDAATIAAVPSTEEQEAWIAAGCDVDACRAEEVEQARELAAPAPAPAEPCLSSFVEMSEICPTSVVTLSHGGVGGGGTADVDNSGKTDAETAPRPQLATTAPALLVPELVMEKKGGYDVAYPDRGTVISRYKEKRKNRRFDKQIRYESRKARADGRMRIKGRFAKSGEV comes from the exons ATGTCGTCCGCCGCGGACGCAGCCAGTGGCAAGGAGGCGCCGGCGTGCGAATCCTGCACGAGGCTGCCGGCGGTGGTGTACTGCCGGGCCGACTCCGCGAGGCTGTGCCTGCCGTGCGACCGCCACGTGCACGGCGCCAACGCCGTGTCCACCCGCCACGTCCGGGCGCCGCTCTGCGCCGGCTgccgcgccaccaccgccaccgccgccgccggcggcagcTTCCTCTGCGCCAACTGCCACTTTGGGTCGGAGGAGGAGGGACGGCACCGGGATGGCGGCGACCCGCAGCCGCTCCACCACGACCGGGGCGCGGTGGAAGGGTACGCCGGGTGCCCCTCGATCGCCGAGCTCGCGGCCATCCTCGGCGTCGCCGGGTACGACgagaaggcggcggcggccggggacGGCGGGTGGTGGCCCGCCTCCGCCTGGGAGGAGCCCCAGGTGCTCCGCTTGGAGGACGTGATCGTTCCCACCACCTCTTGCCATGGCCCCCAGCCGCTCCTCACGCCGCCGTCCCCAAAG AACCGGAGCTCCGGCGGTGAGATGGCTGACGAGGTTGTCCGGCAGCTGGGGGAGCTCGCCAAGTtggaggcggcggtggcgacggctTTCGCGGAGATGGAGCCGGCTGACGGCGAGCAGCTGCATCCATGGGCGTCGCCGGAGCTTGCCATTGGACACGCCAACTTCGGGGCTCTCGACGCTGACGCCGCCTGGCGTGATGCAGCAACCATCGCAGCAGTGCCTTCCACTGAG GAGCAGGAAGCGTGGATCGCGGCCGGCTGCGACGTCGACGCGTGCCGGGCGGAGGAGGTGGAGCAGGCGCGCGAGCTCGCtgctccggcgccggcgccggccgagCCGTGCCTGTCCTCGTTCGTGGAGATGTCAGAGATCTGCCCCACCAGCGTCGTCACCCTCAGCCACGGCGGGgttggcggcggcggcaccgCCGACGTCGACAACAGCGGCAAGACAGACGCGGAGACAGCCCCGCGGCCGcagctggccacgacggcgccggCGCTGCTGGTGCCGGAGCTGGTGATGGAGAAGAAGGGCGGCTACGACGTGGCCTACCCCGACCGCGGCACGGTGATCTCGCGCTACAAGGAGAAGCGGAAGAACAGGAG GTTCGACAAGCAGATCCGGTACGAATCGCGCAAGGCCCGCGCCGACGGCCGGATGCGGATCAAGGGGCGGTTCGCCAAGTCCGGCGAGGTCTGA